The following proteins are encoded in a genomic region of Candidatus Leptovillus gracilis:
- a CDS encoding ATP-binding cassette domain-containing protein, giving the protein MSDVILEMRNITKTFPGVKALDDVNFSVQQGEIHALVGENGAGKSTLMKVLSGVHPLGTYTGEIYYQGELCQFKDITHSEKIGIVIIHQELALIPFLSIAENIFLGNEQKKRGVINWNETVSKTQELLNLVGLEDESPHTLITDLGVGKQQLVEIAKALAKEVRLLILDEPTASLNEDDSEALLQLLLQFKARGISSILISHKLNEVSKVADSITILRDGATIETLDCHQDTVTEDRIIRGMVGRDLTHRFPEREPNIGDTIFEIKNWNVYHPIHPDRKSIDNVNLYVRKGEVVGLAGLMGSGRTELAMSVFGRAYGRHISGQVYKHGTELDVSSIDKAIDSGIAYVTEDRKQYGLILIQDIKNNITLTNLRAISKSAVINEPKEMVVTNEYRDKLNIKCSSILQKTVNLSGGNQQKVVLSKWLFANPDVLILDEPTRGIDVGAKFEIYTIINQLVAEGKGIILISSELPEILGVCDRIYVMNEGRIVGEMPAENASQEKIMGCIMQQEVEQL; this is encoded by the coding sequence ATGTCAGATGTAATTTTGGAAATGCGCAACATCACAAAGACATTTCCTGGTGTCAAAGCGCTGGATGATGTCAATTTCAGTGTGCAGCAGGGTGAAATTCATGCTCTCGTCGGGGAAAATGGGGCCGGAAAATCGACACTGATGAAGGTCTTGAGCGGTGTTCACCCTTTAGGCACTTACACGGGTGAAATTTATTACCAGGGCGAATTGTGCCAATTTAAAGACATCACTCACAGCGAAAAAATTGGCATCGTCATTATTCATCAAGAACTGGCATTGATCCCTTTTCTTTCGATTGCCGAAAACATCTTTTTAGGCAATGAACAGAAAAAAAGAGGCGTCATCAATTGGAATGAGACCGTTTCCAAAACGCAAGAACTACTCAACCTGGTTGGGTTGGAAGATGAATCTCCCCATACTTTAATCACCGATTTGGGAGTGGGTAAACAGCAGTTGGTGGAAATTGCCAAGGCTCTGGCAAAGGAAGTGCGGCTGCTTATTTTAGACGAGCCAACCGCCAGCTTAAACGAAGATGACAGCGAGGCTTTATTGCAACTGCTGCTGCAATTCAAGGCGCGCGGCATTTCGTCCATTTTAATTTCCCATAAACTGAATGAAGTTTCCAAAGTGGCCGACTCTATCACTATTTTGCGAGATGGGGCCACCATCGAGACCCTGGACTGCCATCAAGATACTGTCACTGAAGACCGAATTATCAGAGGTATGGTGGGGCGTGATTTAACCCATCGTTTCCCGGAGCGGGAACCCAATATCGGTGACACGATTTTTGAAATCAAGAACTGGAATGTCTATCACCCCATCCATCCGGATCGCAAGTCGATTGACAATGTGAACCTGTATGTACGCAAGGGCGAAGTGGTGGGCCTTGCCGGTTTAATGGGGTCTGGCAGAACTGAATTAGCCATGAGTGTATTTGGCCGGGCCTATGGCAGACACATCAGCGGGCAAGTCTATAAACACGGCACAGAACTCGACGTAAGTTCAATTGATAAGGCAATTGATTCCGGGATTGCTTACGTGACAGAAGATCGCAAACAGTATGGCCTGATTCTGATTCAGGACATTAAAAACAACATCACGCTGACAAATCTCAGAGCCATTTCCAAGAGCGCCGTCATTAATGAACCCAAAGAAATGGTTGTTACCAACGAATACCGGGACAAGCTCAACATTAAATGCTCCAGCATCTTGCAAAAAACCGTTAATCTTTCTGGCGGCAACCAGCAAAAAGTGGTGTTAAGTAAATGGCTGTTTGCCAATCCTGATGTTTTGATTTTGGATGAGCCAACACGCGGGATTGATGTGGGAGCCAAATTTGAAATTTACACCATCATCAATCAACTGGTAGCTGAGGGTAAAGGGATCATCCTCATTTCTTCGGAGCTGCCGGAGATTTTGGGCGTGTGTGACCGTATTTATGTCATGAATGAAGGCAGAATTGTTGGTGAAATGCCTGCAGAAAACGCCTCTCAAGAAAAAATTATGGGGTGCATCATGCAACAAGAGGTTGAACAATTATGA
- a CDS encoding sugar-binding protein, whose amino-acid sequence MPTKSSQRWIDDGNNMVKFFEEKGYQTDLQYAEDDIPNQLAQIENMITKGVNVLVIAAIDGETLSDVLQQAADQGIKVIAYDRLIRGSENVDYYATFDNFQVGVIQASYIEKALGLKDGSGPFNIELFGGSPDDNNAYFFYDGAMSILQPYLDNGQLVIQSGQQGMDKVSTLRWDGATAQARMDNLLSAYYTDETVDAVLSPYDGLSIGILSSLKGVGYGTPELPMPIITGQDAETPSVKSIIAGEQTETVFKDTRELARVAVDMVDAMLRGREVPINDTTTYDNGIKVVPSFLLVPIDVDITNWESVLIDSGYYSADDFN is encoded by the coding sequence ATGCCCACCAAATCATCCCAACGCTGGATTGATGACGGCAACAACATGGTGAAGTTCTTTGAAGAAAAGGGATACCAGACCGACCTGCAATATGCGGAAGACGACATCCCCAACCAACTCGCCCAAATCGAAAACATGATCACCAAGGGCGTCAACGTGCTGGTCATCGCCGCCATCGATGGTGAAACACTGTCCGACGTTTTGCAGCAGGCAGCCGACCAGGGCATCAAAGTCATCGCCTACGACCGCTTGATCCGGGGCAGCGAAAACGTGGATTACTACGCCACCTTCGATAACTTCCAGGTCGGCGTCATCCAGGCCAGCTACATTGAAAAAGCCCTCGGTCTGAAAGACGGCAGCGGCCCCTTCAACATCGAACTGTTTGGCGGCTCACCCGATGACAACAATGCCTACTTCTTCTACGATGGGGCCATGTCTATTTTGCAGCCCTATCTGGACAACGGCCAATTGGTCATCCAGAGTGGTCAGCAAGGCATGGACAAGGTTTCTACCCTGCGTTGGGACGGCGCAACCGCTCAGGCTCGTATGGACAACCTGTTGAGCGCCTACTACACCGACGAGACCGTAGACGCCGTTTTGTCCCCCTATGACGGCCTCAGCATCGGCATTCTCTCCTCCTTGAAAGGTGTGGGTTACGGTACCCCCGAACTGCCCATGCCCATCATCACCGGACAGGACGCCGAAACACCTTCCGTCAAATCCATCATTGCCGGCGAACAAACAGAAACCGTCTTCAAAGACACCCGTGAATTGGCGCGCGTGGCTGTTGATATGGTGGACGCCATGTTAAGGGGTCGGGAAGTACCAATCAACGACACCACCACCTACGATAATGGCATCAAAGTGGTGCCCTCCTTCCTTCTGGTACCGATTGACGTGGACATTACCAATTGGGAATCCGTCCTGATCGACAGCGGTTATTACTCCGCTGATGATTTCAACTAA